In Trichoderma atroviride chromosome 2, complete sequence, one DNA window encodes the following:
- a CDS encoding uncharacterized protein (EggNog:ENOG41~TransMembrane:7 (o33-53i65-86o114-135i147-169o196-219i231-255o275-294i)), with translation MVDSRIQQAIADGNVPPGITAEYLGESRDRPSIIGIVFVTALTFLVVVTRLISRSYIVQRIGIDDVLAAVSLALLICFVGLSIELINLGSGRHFAFIEYVLDVPTVLRTQVLDFVAHILYTTALLLCRVSGLAFYYRVCGLHNNFLIAIKVVFCILVAGFLPQIFLLIFHCKPVTGYWPYGWEPVAPRYTCLQWGIVYSVNSSVSLLCDLLLFGIPIAMLRTLEMSRKRKIQLAGILLPGVAVIAISIARLVLVILGQWETDESWSYDPMLGVEASEIGATLIALSVPGAKPLFDKIVFKKDDSQTSGASHYGRKTSSFRSRGTALSNLRFQTNSQHSILGSEQEEGQKYGAETSAMAGSRHGEGGDGIYVQVDFDIKEARVNTTTPSLNSR, from the exons ATGGTGGACTCTCGCATTCAGCAGGCCATCGCGGATGGGAATGTCCCACCGGGCATCACGGCCGAATACTTGGGCGAAAGCCGTGACCGACCGTCGATTATcggcatcgtcttcgtcacgGCCCTGACGTTTCTGGTCGTAGTCACACGGCTGATATCTCGATCGTATATCGTGCAGCGTATTGGCATTGACGATGTGCTGGCCGCAGTGTCACTG GCCCTGTTGATATGCTTCGTTGGATTAAGCATTGAGCTCATCAACCTGGGCTCCGGCAGGCATTTTGCCTTTATAGAATACGTGCTGGATGTCCCCACGGTGCTTCGGACGCAGGTGCTGGATTTCGTCGCGCATATCCTCTACACGACGGCCCTCTTGCTATGCCGTGTATCCGGTCTGGCATTCTACTACAGAGTCTGCGGGCTTCACAACAActtcctcatcgccatcaaggTTGTCTTTTGCATCCTGGTCGCCGGCTTCCTGCCCCAGATCTTCCTGCTCATCTTCCACTGTAAACCGGTGACGGGCTATTGGCCGTACGGATGGGAGCCTGTTGCTCCTCGCTATACCTGCCTGCAATGGGGTATAGTTTACAGCGTCAACTCCTCGGTGTCCCTCCTCTGCGACTTGCTTCTATTCGGCATTCCCATTGCGATGCTGCGGACATTGGAGATGTCTCGTAAGCGTAAGATTCAGCTGGCCGGCATTCTGCTGCCGGGTGTCGC AGTCATTGCGATATCGATTGCTCGACTggtcctcgtcatcctcggaCAGTGGGAAACGGACGAATCATGGTCATACGATCCCATGCTGGGCGTCGAGGCATCCGAGATAGGGGCGACTCTCATCGCCCTCTCCGTCCCTGGAGCCAAGCCGCTGTTCGACAAGATCGTCTTCAAAAAGGACGATTCACAGACGAGCGGCGCGTCCCACTATGGACGCAAAACCAGCTCTTTTCGCTCTCGAGGCACTGCTCTGAGCAACCTGCGATTCCAGACCAACAGCCAGCACAGCATACTGGGGAGCGAACAGGAGGAGGGCCAAAAGTACGGCGCTGAGACTTCGGCTATGGCTGGCAGCAGGCATGGCGAAGGCGGCGACGGAATCTACGTTCAGGTCGACTTTGATATCAAAGAGGCTCGAGTGAATACGACCACACCGAGCCTGAATAGCcgatag